The Ignavibacteriales bacterium genomic sequence CAGACCAAATTTTTGTCATTAACAAAATCCAGTTTCTAGTTTTCTCTTTAAAATTTTTGCCAGCTAATAAATCGTTTTCATTAAACCAACCACAACATTTGGCGGCACAGATTATTCCTGATAGAAGAATCCAGAATATTAAAAAAATTGTAATCATATTTTAATTGGATAGATGATTCTAAGTAAGTTTAATCATTTTCGTTTCAAAATTACTATTCTTTTTATTGTCCAACAAACAGCGGATTAAATTTGTATGGAAGTTATCTAAATATAATCTTATGGAATTATAATAATTAAAAATACATTTTTAATTTATACAACAATATAAAGAGGACAAATATGAATGTTGGAATAATTGGTTCTGGAGTGGTTGGTCAACAGCTTGGATTGGGTTTTCTTAAATCCGGTTACAAAGTTAAAATTGGAACACGTGACGCACCTAAACTTAATGATTGGCTGAACACTGCCGGCGTAAATGCATCTGTAGGAAGCTTTAAAGATGCAGCTTCTTTTGGGGAGCTGATTGTATTAGCAACTTCCTGGGCAGGAATTGAAAGCGCAATCAACCTTGCTGGAAAAGAAAATTTTAAAGGTAAGGTTACAATAGATGTAACCAATCCGTTGGATTTTTCACAAGGTGCTCCACCAAAATTTGCAGCGAGCCTTGGTAATTCACTGGGTGAACAAATTCAGCGTTGGCTGCCCGATACAAAAATTGTAAAAGCGTTCAACACTATTAGCGCATTTTGTATGATTAATCCCAAACGTGAAGAAGGCATGCCGGATTTGTTTATTGCCGGCAATGAAAATGAAGCAAAAAAAATTGTTTCGGATATTGCCCAAAACTGGGGATGGATTTCTGTCATTGATCTTGGAGAAATCCCAATGGCTTACTGGTTAGAAACATTTGCCATGCTATGGATTTATTACGGATTCAAATATAATAACTGGACGCATGCATTTAAATTACTTAAAAAATAAAATCAATTTTCAACTGTTACTGTTGTTTATTCAATCGTAACAGTTTAATTTATTCACTCGTGGTAAACAACCTTACCATTAATAATAGTGGTATTTACAGAATAATCCTTATTCAGTAAAACTAAATCTGCGTCCTTTCCTACATCAAGTGAACCCTTTCTATCATAAATGCCTAACAGTTTTGCGGGATTTTTAGTAACCGTATTAATTGCGGTTTTAAAAGAGCAGCCCGTAAACTGCATAAACTTTACTGCAATGTTTCCCAGACTCATTGCAGATCCGATCAATGTGCCATCTAAATATCTTGCGGCACCTGCCTTCGAATCATATTCTCTTCCATTATAAACATATCGCCCCTCTGGCAAACCAATTGCCTGAACTCCGTCTGTTATGCAAATGCATCTTTCCGGTCCTATAAATTTATAAATTATTTTTACTATAGCGGGATGAAGATGATGCCCATCGCTTATAATTTGCGCAGAGACTTCTTCATTTTCAAAGATAGCTGTCAATGGTCCAGGGTTCCGGTGATGAAAAGGCATCATTGCGTTAAAGATATGAGTGATATGATTTATTCCGGCTTCAAATCCATTTTTTGTTTCTTCATAATTTGCTTCTGAGTGCGCAAAGGAAGCTACAATTTTATTGCGAACTAATTGTTGAATAATTTCAAGGTTGCCTGAAAGCTCCGGGGCGATGGTCATCATTTTTAATTTATGTCCGGTTACTTCCAAAATTTCTTTAAGTTTTTCCGGGGATGATTCATAAATACTTGCCGGGTCCAATCCACCTTTCTTTTTAATATTTATAAAAGGTCCTTCAAGATGAAATCCAAGCAATGTTGCTCCGCCCAAATCTGAATCAACAAATTCTCTTACCAGTTTAAGATGTTTGTTTTCTTCTAAAGGTTTAACAACGGTTGTACCCAAATACGCTGTTGTTCCAACACGGGCTAAAGTTATGGATATCGTTTCCAGTGCTTCCTTAGTTGCATCAAGTATATCAGCTCCTCCCGCTCCCTGTATGTGTACGTCAATAAAACCAGGTGCAGCAATTCTACCTTCAGCATCAATTTCTTCCACAGTATCAGTTGTTATCTTTTTCTGGTTTACTTCACTAATTTTTCCATCGTTAATCAAAATATTATATTTTGCCGTCTTAGAAAGTGAACTATAATGCCTGCAATTTTTAATCAGAATAGAATTTTGCATTATCATTTATCCTTTAAAATAATTTGTTAATAACAATTACATTATCATAATTAAAAAAGGAAAACCAAAAAAACAAATTTGGTACAATGTAAACCTGATTCTAAATTCACCATACATTGCGTTTATTGAAACAGTTGCAACTATTCCAAAATCTTTTTATTATTATTCCGGACTTAATAATTGCATTTCTTTTTCCTCTAACTTTAAAGTCCAAGGGTTTTCATTCAAACTATTTAAAAGGAATTTGCAATGACGCCAAAAGAAGAAGCCGACTTATTGCTAATAGAAGGGAATGATTTATTTGAGCTTAGTAATTTTTCCAATGCTTTGGAAAAATATCAGGAAGCAATAAAAAAGGATCCCAATTATCCAAGTGCATTTTTAAATAGTGGATTAGCTTTTTTGAGATTGGGAAAGGATAAAGAGGCGATTGATAATTTCCGTAAAGTTTTAGAATTAGAACCTAATAATAAAACTGCATACCGGAACCTTGGTATTGCTTACGCCAACCTACTGGATTTTGATAATGCTATACTGAATTTGGAAAAAGCGTTAGAGATTAATCCACTCGATTCTGCTTTGTACAACGATTTAGGTAACGCATATCTAAACTCAGGGAAATATGAGCTTTCAATAACACAATATAAAAAAGCGTTAGAAGTCGATCCAAATTTTATTTACGCATTCTATAATTGGGGATTAGCTCTTGAAAAAATGGATAAATTATCTGAGGCTGTAGAACAATATCAAAAAGCAATTCATTTGGAACCAGATTATCTTAATGCTAATAAAAATTTAGCAGGGATACTTCTAAAACTTGGAAACAACAGTGAAGCTATTGATCTCTACAAAAAAATTATTATAAAGGATCCATCAGCAGTTAATGCATATATAAATCTTGGAAAGGCGCTGTTAAATCTTGGTAAGTTCGAAGAAGCCATCAAACAATATGAAACTGCAATCAATATAAATCCCACGGACGCAATTGTTGCAGAAGATCTAAGTAGGCTTATACCGGAAATAAAAACCAGAAATGAATTTATAACCCGAATTCAAAAAAAAGTTGATGAAGCTGATAAAGCAGAGGTTTACAATCGCTGGGGAAATGTTTTTTTTGATCTGAGAAAATACCAACTGGCAATTGAACAATACAAAAAAGCCATCCTATGTGATAAGGAATTCATTTATGCGCATCATAATTGGGGATTGGCGCTAGAACGGCAACATTTATATTCTGAAGCGGTTCCTCATTTTAAGGATGCTTTGATTATTGATATAAATTATGCCGATTCTATAAAGAGTTTAGCGGATTGTCTTTTCAAACTAAAAGATTTTGCTAATGCTGAAGTAGAATATAAAAAATTAACTAACCTCGATTCCCAAAATGTTTTTTCATTTATTAATTATGCTAACGTTCTAAGTAAACTTAACCGATTTGAAGAAGCCTTCGAGCAATATAAAATCGCAAGCGGGATTGGTCTACGCGAAGCACTTGCATCTGATGAGTTTAATTTGATAATAACTAAAATCCAAGATAAGAAAGATGGGTTAAAGGAAATTCAGGAAATAGTGGACAGGCGTTCTAATGCAGAGGTTTATAATGATTGGGGAAATGTTTATTACTCATTGATGGATTATCCTAATGCAATCGAGCAATACTATAAATCAATTCAAATTGATCCGAAGTTTGTTTATGCTTACCACAACCTCGGTCTTTCTTATTTCAACTTGAAACAGTACAACCGTGCAATTGAAGAATACAAAAATGCAATTGAAGCTGATAAAGATTACGCATCAACATATTATAATTACGCTTTCCTTCTTGATAGAAAAGGAGACTACAAATCAGCCTATGAAATTTGGGAAAAGGCATCTGAAACTTATGAAAAAGGGAAACCCTCTGCCATTGAAACTAAAAGTGCAGAACACATGCTTTATTATGGAGATATTCTTCACTCAGTTTTTCAGGATTATCCTAATGCCGAAAAAATTTACAAAGAAGGATTAAAAATTGACCCTGAATATATTCCTATTCTTATCAATCTTACGAGTGTTTATCTGGATATTAAAGAAAACACAATTGGCAAAGATGATGAGAGTGCATCGGCGAGAATTAAGGCTCACTGGAATGCCTGGGAAAATTTTAGGATGGCAGAAAAACTTTTGCTGGAAAACCTTACTAATGAGGATGATTATTTGAGCCGACTTGATCTGGGTGATTTATATTTAATGATGGGACAGTATGAGAAAGCCAAAGAAGTTTTGAAAAAAGCTATAGAAAAAGATAAGGACCTTGCTAGAGTTCATTCAAAACTGGCTATTACTTATTTCCGTTTGGAAGATTACAAAAAAGCAATTAAGAATTTTGAAATTGCAATCGATCAAGATCCGGATAATCTTATTCTTCAGGCTGGACTGGCAGAATCATATTTAAAAGCTGAAATGATTGAGAAAGCGGAAGCAGGTTACAAGAAAATTTTAAATACAACACCGTTCAATGTAGAATCCTTAATAGGACTTGGAGAAATTTATACGCAAATGGCGGATAAGGAAGACACTGATTTATACCCTTTGGCAATTGATTGTCATACAAAATCCCTTAATTATGCAAATTCAAATAAAGGCTCAAAAAAGTTAAAGCGCAGTGAATTGTCAGCAGTTCACTACTCGCGTGGATATGCACGGGTAAAATATTATGAATCCATGAAATTATCTAAAGATGAAAATGTTTTAATGCAGGCGATGGAAGATTTTAAATTATGCTATAATAATGATCCGGATAATCATAAAGCTAAACGTGCCCAGGAAAAGATTCAGAAGAAATTTAATTATAGTTCAGTACACTGGCTTTCAGAAAAGTTTGGTCCTACAGCTATTTTCATTTTTTCATTTTTATTTTTATTAACTGTGCAATGGTTGTACTTTGTTGGTAAACCAGTTTATGGAACCGGCAATTTTATGCTAAGTAATGAATCAATTGTAGAGTTGAAAAGATACGATGTACCAGACGAACTTTTAACAAAATTAAAATTAGTATTAGATAAAAAATTTACAAGCGAAGAAAAATTATTAACAAGGATCAAATTGATGATCAGCGAGCAAGAGCTTGAAAAATTCAAACCGCTAATTGCAGATGTATTAGAAAAGGAAAACAGTTTAAGAATCTGGCAGCCGATAGAAGTTGGTTACTATGGATTTTTAACTTTTGCTTCGCTGATATTTATGATTACCGGATTATACTTACCGCAAATACTTAAATTGAAAGTTGGTGGAATTGAATTGGAGAAAAGCGCCGTTGATCAAATTAAAACGAACGTAACTTTAGGAATTAGCAAATGGAAATGATAGGTGAATAATTGTTAGTCCTGACAGCGATTTTGCAATTTTTTTTTTCGCTCAAATCCACGTAAGGAAATAATTATCTTTGTTAATTGTCCGGCTTCAGTTATTTTCGTGTTGAACCAATAGAAAATTTTATTTTATAAGAAGTAAAAAATGAACTTTACCAAAAATTATTCTAAGACAGCTTTAATCCATAATGATAAAGATATTTCCTATGAAGAACTCATCAATTCAATAAGAAAATTTTCTTCACTCCTAAATATCACCAAGGGAGATCGCGTTGTAATCTTATCAGAGAACAGACCAGAATGGGGTTGCGCTTTTTTTTCTGTGTGGAATAAAAGAGGAATTGCTGTACCGGTTGATTTTATGTCCGGCTCAGACGAAATTGCTTATATAATAAATGATTGCAAACCTACAACAATATTTACTTCCACAAACAATCTACCTGTAATTAAAATTGCTTTAAAGGAAGTTGATTATAATCCGGCTCTTATCATTTTTGAAGAATTAATGTTAGATGATAACGGAGACGAAGAAAAATTATTTCCGGACGATAAGGATGATATTGCGGTAATAATTTATACTTCCGGAACTACCGGAAATCCAAAAGGAGTAATGCTTTCTTACGAAAATCTTTATTCAAATGTTGAATGCATAACAGGACTGGATGTAATAGGATTCAAAGATAGGGTAATTGCTATCCTTCCGTTTCATCATTCTTTTCCGCTACAAGGATCTATGCTAATGCCC encodes the following:
- a CDS encoding NAD(P)-binding domain-containing protein, with the translated sequence MNVGIIGSGVVGQQLGLGFLKSGYKVKIGTRDAPKLNDWLNTAGVNASVGSFKDAASFGELIVLATSWAGIESAINLAGKENFKGKVTIDVTNPLDFSQGAPPKFAASLGNSLGEQIQRWLPDTKIVKAFNTISAFCMINPKREEGMPDLFIAGNENEAKKIVSDIAQNWGWISVIDLGEIPMAYWLETFAMLWIYYGFKYNNWTHAFKLLKK
- the nagA gene encoding N-acetylglucosamine-6-phosphate deacetylase; protein product: MQNSILIKNCRHYSSLSKTAKYNILINDGKISEVNQKKITTDTVEEIDAEGRIAAPGFIDVHIQGAGGADILDATKEALETISITLARVGTTAYLGTTVVKPLEENKHLKLVREFVDSDLGGATLLGFHLEGPFINIKKKGGLDPASIYESSPEKLKEILEVTGHKLKMMTIAPELSGNLEIIQQLVRNKIVASFAHSEANYEETKNGFEAGINHITHIFNAMMPFHHRNPGPLTAIFENEEVSAQIISDGHHLHPAIVKIIYKFIGPERCICITDGVQAIGLPEGRYVYNGREYDSKAGAARYLDGTLIGSAMSLGNIAVKFMQFTGCSFKTAINTVTKNPAKLLGIYDRKGSLDVGKDADLVLLNKDYSVNTTIINGKVVYHE
- a CDS encoding tetratricopeptide repeat protein, whose amino-acid sequence is MTPKEEADLLLIEGNDLFELSNFSNALEKYQEAIKKDPNYPSAFLNSGLAFLRLGKDKEAIDNFRKVLELEPNNKTAYRNLGIAYANLLDFDNAILNLEKALEINPLDSALYNDLGNAYLNSGKYELSITQYKKALEVDPNFIYAFYNWGLALEKMDKLSEAVEQYQKAIHLEPDYLNANKNLAGILLKLGNNSEAIDLYKKIIIKDPSAVNAYINLGKALLNLGKFEEAIKQYETAININPTDAIVAEDLSRLIPEIKTRNEFITRIQKKVDEADKAEVYNRWGNVFFDLRKYQLAIEQYKKAILCDKEFIYAHHNWGLALERQHLYSEAVPHFKDALIIDINYADSIKSLADCLFKLKDFANAEVEYKKLTNLDSQNVFSFINYANVLSKLNRFEEAFEQYKIASGIGLREALASDEFNLIITKIQDKKDGLKEIQEIVDRRSNAEVYNDWGNVYYSLMDYPNAIEQYYKSIQIDPKFVYAYHNLGLSYFNLKQYNRAIEEYKNAIEADKDYASTYYNYAFLLDRKGDYKSAYEIWEKASETYEKGKPSAIETKSAEHMLYYGDILHSVFQDYPNAEKIYKEGLKIDPEYIPILINLTSVYLDIKENTIGKDDESASARIKAHWNAWENFRMAEKLLLENLTNEDDYLSRLDLGDLYLMMGQYEKAKEVLKKAIEKDKDLARVHSKLAITYFRLEDYKKAIKNFEIAIDQDPDNLILQAGLAESYLKAEMIEKAEAGYKKILNTTPFNVESLIGLGEIYTQMADKEDTDLYPLAIDCHTKSLNYANSNKGSKKLKRSELSAVHYSRGYARVKYYESMKLSKDENVLMQAMEDFKLCYNNDPDNHKAKRAQEKIQKKFNYSSVHWLSEKFGPTAIFIFSFLFLLTVQWLYFVGKPVYGTGNFMLSNESIVELKRYDVPDELLTKLKLVLDKKFTSEEKLLTRIKLMISEQELEKFKPLIADVLEKENSLRIWQPIEVGYYGFLTFASLIFMITGLYLPQILKLKVGGIELEKSAVDQIKTNVTLGISKWK